TGTTACCTCCTATCCTTTGGGAAAGGGTAAAAGAATTCCTGCGTCAGCAATGAATGTAGCAGTGCCATCCAAAGCGAAAAATAAAGCTGAAGCGGTAAAATTTGGACTATGGCTAACTTCTCCATACTGGCAAGTGGAGTTTGCTAAGATTGCAACAATTGTTCCATCAACGAAAATATCGCTTGATGAAGATCCTTGGTTTTTAGAAAGAGCAAAAAGAGATTTGAATGTTAAAGCACAATTACTAGCTAGTAAATCAATGATATATGGTTTTGATCTAGATGCCATCGGGAAAATAATAGAACCATCAAAATATTCTGAATTCAGAAGGATCCTAAATGATTATTGGATAGCTGCTATTAAAGGTGATTACACAGCAGAAGAAGCATTATATTTAGCTGAAGAAGAGTTAAAGGAAGTATTATCAAGCGAATTTTAGTTTTTTATTCATTGGTTAAAAGGCGATAGGGTATACACCTATCGCCCTTGATTTAGGAGGTGTGGCATTTGAAACTTAGCAGAAAAAAGCAAACATATTTGATTGCCTTTTGCTTCTTAGTAGTACCTTTGGTTTTATTGAGCATCTTCAGCTATTATCCGATTGTGCGAGGGATAACTTTATCTTTTGCTGATTACAATATGTTAACAGGTGAAACTAAATGGGTGAGGCTAAAAAATTATAGATGGCTTTTTAATTACAAGTATTTCTATATTTCGTTGGCTAATACTTTAAAGTATCTTATAGTTGTCCCTTTTATACAATTCACCTCAATAGGCTTAGCTGTTCTAGTCAATCAAAAAATACCTGGAATAAAGTTTTTTAGAACTTTATTTTATATTCCTGTAATAACGGGCAGTGTTATAGTCAGTATAGCGTGGAGATGGATATTCGACGTAGACGGCATACTCAATTATTTTCTTATGTCCCTGAACATTATAGAAGAACCGGTTTTATGGCTTTTAGATAAAAACGTAGCTTTGTTTTCATGTATGTTTGTTACCTTTTGGAGAGGCCTTGGTTATTATATGATTATTTATCTAGCGGGATTACAAAATATACCTTCAGAGCTTTACGAAGCAGCGGCTTTGGATGGAGCGGGCAGTTTTAAAAAATTTACCAAAATTACCATTCCTTTATTAAGACCTACAATGTTATTGTGCTTTGTTTTGTCAAGCATGGCCGCCTTAAAGGTTTTTGAGGAAATTTTTCTACTCACAGGAGGAGCAAATCAGACAACTACGCTAATGTTTGAAACCTACAATTTGGCCTTCAATCGCTACCAATTTGGGCAGTCAGCGGCTGTGGGAGTAATATTTTCTGCATTCTTAATTGCTTTAACATTAATACAGTTCAAATTTTTTGGCTTAGGAGGTGCCGGTAGTGAGAAAAAAAGGAAAAAAACAAATAAATAACAAAAAAATAATAAAAATTACTTTAAATTATGTTCTATTAATTATTTTGGCCTTATTTTTTATATTCCCATTTTTATGGGCTCTTTCTACATCCTTGAAGACTGCAACAGATGTCCTGGCTTGGCCGCCAAAGTGGATACCGAAACCTGCTACTCTTGATGCTTACAAATACGTCGTTGAAAATATTCCATTTCCGCGATACTTCTTAAATTCTTTAATAATTACAGCCCTGGGAATAATTTTTAATGTTGTGTTTGCATCTTTAGCAGCTTATCCACTTGCAAGGTTAGAATTCAAAGGAAGAAATCTTCTATTTTTCTTGATTTTGTTGCCTATGATGATACCCATTCAAGGAGGGCTAATCGTTAATTTCATAACTATTTTAAATCTTAAACTTTTCGATACTTATTTAGCCGTTGTCCTGCCGAGTGCTGTTAATATTTTTGGAATTTTTATAATGAGACAAAATTATCTATCTATCCCCAGGGATCTTGAAGATGCCGCTAGAATAGATGGTTGTAACGAGTTTCAACTTTGGTGGAAAATAATGTTTCCAATGGTGAGACCTGCGGCTACAGCACTTTCTATTATCTCATTTGCAGGTTTTTGGAATGCTTTTTTGTGGCCATTGATAGTTCTTCAAAGTCAAAATAAATTCCCTTTACAGGTAGGCCTTTCTTACTTAAACAGTATGTTTGAACAAAATTATAGATATATCA
This genomic window from Petrotoga sibirica DSM 13575 contains:
- a CDS encoding carbohydrate ABC transporter permease; translation: MWHLKLSRKKQTYLIAFCFLVVPLVLLSIFSYYPIVRGITLSFADYNMLTGETKWVRLKNYRWLFNYKYFYISLANTLKYLIVVPFIQFTSIGLAVLVNQKIPGIKFFRTLFYIPVITGSVIVSIAWRWIFDVDGILNYFLMSLNIIEEPVLWLLDKNVALFSCMFVTFWRGLGYYMIIYLAGLQNIPSELYEAAALDGAGSFKKFTKITIPLLRPTMLLCFVLSSMAALKVFEEIFLLTGGANQTTTLMFETYNLAFNRYQFGQSAAVGVIFSAFLIALTLIQFKFFGLGGAGSEKKRKKTNK
- a CDS encoding carbohydrate ABC transporter permease, with amino-acid sequence MRKKGKKQINNKKIIKITLNYVLLIILALFFIFPFLWALSTSLKTATDVLAWPPKWIPKPATLDAYKYVVENIPFPRYFLNSLIITALGIIFNVVFASLAAYPLARLEFKGRNLLFFLILLPMMIPIQGGLIVNFITILNLKLFDTYLAVVLPSAVNIFGIFIMRQNYLSIPRDLEDAARIDGCNEFQLWWKIMFPMVRPAATALSIISFAGFWNAFLWPLIVLQSQNKFPLQVGLSYLNSMFEQNYRYITASLIIASIPILVFFFFTQRYFIEGYQGALKQ